A section of the Falco peregrinus isolate bFalPer1 chromosome 3, bFalPer1.pri, whole genome shotgun sequence genome encodes:
- the RAB42 gene encoding LOW QUALITY PROTEIN: ras-related protein Rab-42 (The sequence of the model RefSeq protein was modified relative to this genomic sequence to represent the inferred CDS: deleted 1 base in 1 codon), with amino-acid sequence MGTVAGPPQDPSPEGHYQFRIIVLGDAAVGKSSLLRCFAEGPAGGPATPCPAAPCPTVGVEFYSRTVPLLPTGKAKLQLWDTAGQERFRSITRSFYRSAAGVLLVFDLTNRASFEHVLEWYHEAAGERPPAFLLVGHKCDLVAERAVSAEEAGHLATTLGMAFVETSARTNCNVELAFQMLAGSIQQALGQGPLAPHRGCGGIRLITSQRCHPPPAWGEPQERCQC; translated from the exons ATGGGGACGGTGGCGGGTCCCCCCCAGGACCCCAGCCCCGAGGGACATTACCAGTTCCGCATCATCGTGCTGGGGGACGCGGCCGTGGGGAAGTCATCACTGCTGCGCTGCTTCGCGGAGGGCCCGGCCGGGGGGCCAGCaaccccctgccccgcagccccctgccccaccgtCGGCGTGGAGTTTTACAGCCGCACCGTCCCGCTGCTGCCCACCGGCAAGGccaagctgcagctctgggacaCGGCCGGCCAGGAGAGGTTCAG ATCCATCACCAGGTCCTTCTACCGGAGCGCAGCgggggtgctgctggtgttCGATCTCACCAACCGAGCATCCTTTGAGCACGTCCTGGAGTGGTACCACGAAGCCGCCGGGGAGCGGCCCCCCGCCTTCCTCCTGGTGGGACACAAGTGTGACCTGGTGGCTGAGCGAGCTGTGTCGGCGGAGGAAGCCGGGCACCTCGCCACCACCCTGGGCATGGCCTTCGTGGAGACCTCAGCCCGCACCAACTGCAACGTGGAGCTGGCCTTCCAGATGCTGGCG GGGAGCATCCAGCAGGCGCTGGGCCAGGGGCCCCTTGCCCCTCACCGCGGCTGCGGTGGCATCAGGCTCATCACCAGCCAGCGCTGCCACCCGCCCCCGGCATGGGGAGAGCCCCAGGAGCGCTGCCAGTGCTGA
- the LOC101924054 gene encoding LOW QUALITY PROTEIN: ras-related protein Rab-39B-like (The sequence of the model RefSeq protein was modified relative to this genomic sequence to represent the inferred CDS: deleted 2 bases in 2 codons) has protein sequence MYANGFVTMRSCPRATFLGKWDEACPECIQLDGAKTKGTGGGFKGAPRAGRNASWVEERRQPVLPARTRTWCGGGGCRQTVEVPMEPRWQYQFRVIMLGDSTVGKSSLLRRYTEGIFLDAVNQTVGVDFYVQFVELEPGLRVKLQFWDTAGQERFRSVTRSYYRNSAGGMLLFDLTNRASFESVRQWHREVVDTVQPFRIVFLLVGHKSDLAGQRRVGRREAEKLAASLGVQYIETSAKDASNVAQAFQMLTLAIYQALQTGRLAPTEAWDGVKSSVPLPAPPKAQALEKDEKQKRCSC, from the exons atgtATGCAAATGGCTTTGTCACGATGCGTTCCTGTCCCAGGGCCACCTTTCTGGGAAAATGGGACGAGGCATGCCCTGAGTGCATCCAGCTGGATGGAGCCAAGACGAAGGGAACTGGGGGGGGCTTCAAAGGGGCACCCCGGGCAGGCAGGAACGCCTCCTGGGTGGAGGAGCGGAGGCAGCCGGTGCTGCCTGCCCGGACACGCACCTGGTGCGGGGGTGGCGGGTGCCGGCAGACGGTGGAGGTGCCGATGGAGCCGCGGTGGCAGTACCAGTTCCGGGTGATCATGCTGGGCGACTCGACGGTGGGGAAGTCCTCGCTGCTGCGGCGTTACACTGAGGGCATCTTCCTGGATGCCGTCAACCAGACGGTGGGGGTGGATTTCTACGTCCAGTTTGTGGAGCTGGAGCCGGGGCTGCGGGTAAAGCTGCAGTTCTGGGACACAGCCGGGCAGGAGAGGTTCAG GTCCGTGACTCGCTCCTACTACCGCAACTCGGCT GGGGGGATGCTGCTCTTCGACCTCACCAACCGCGCGTCCTTCGAGAGCGTCCGGCAGTGGCACCGGGAGGTGGTGGACACAGTCCAGCCGTTCCGCATTGTCTTCTTGCTGGTGGGGCACAAGAGTGACCtggccgggcagcggcgggtgggcaggagggaggcagagaagCTGGCGGCCTCGCTGGGCGTGCAGTACATCGAGACCTCGGCCAAGGATGCCAGCAACGTGGCCCAGGCTTTCCAGATGCTGACACTGGCCATCTACCAGGCGCTGCAGACGGGGCGGCTGGCTCCCACCGAGGCGTGG GATGGGGTGAAGAGCAGTGTCCCACTGCCAGCGCCACCCAAGGCTCAGGCACTGGAAAAGGACgagaaacagaagagatgcTCGTGCTAG
- the TAF12 gene encoding transcription initiation factor TFIID subunit 12 isoform X1, with protein MQIARGMLGRLHPGGGGRLWRALRRACATAFPLIGGAEKRFRVAAGGAPGRARGARRRERSRRRCLGLPAGHGEEWELYGRGGGESRLTLTADVLGRLWKMASPFAGPTAVADVIKDLDTQIALIGLGPHNPKKKQDLDKLYDLKAKAQQIMNQFGPSTLINLSNFSSIKPEPASTPPQSSMANSTTVAKMPGTPSGGGRLSPESNQVLTKKKLQDLVREVDPNEQLDEDVEEMLLQIADDFIESVVTAACQLARHRKSNTLEVKDVQLHLERQWNMWIPGFGSEEIRPYKKACTTEAHKQRMALIRKTTKK; from the exons ATGCAAATCGCGCGGGGCATGCTGGGGCGGCTTCACCCAGGAGGGGGGGGGCGCCTTTGGCGGGCGCTGCGTCGCGCATGCGCAACCGCCTTCCCTCTGATTGGCGGCGCGGAGAAGCGTTTCCGGGTGGCGGCGGGCGGTGCCCCCGGAAGGGCTCGGGGTGCGCGGCGGAGGGAGCGCAGCCGGCGGCGGTGCCTCGGTCTGCCCGCGGGTCATGGGGAG GAATGGGAGTTATACGGAAGAGGAGGAGGCGAGAGTAGGTTAACGCTGACTGCTGACGTACTGGGAAGGCTTTGGAAAATGGCCTCTCCATTTGCTGGTCCCACAGCGGTTGCTGATGTAATTAAAGATCTAGACACTCAGATAGCT ttgATTGGTTTGGGTCCCCACAACCCCAAGAAGAAGCAGGACCTAGATAAGCTTTATGATCTAAAAGCTAAAGCCCAACAGATTATGAACCAGTTTGGCCCTTCTACCTTGATCAACCTCTCCAACTTCTCCTCGATAAAGCCAGAGCCAGCCAGCACTCCCCCCCAGAGCTCCATGGCCAACAGCACCACCGTGGCAAAGATGCCGGGGACGCCCAGCGGAGGAGGACGGCTGAGTCCTGAAAGCAACCAG GTTTTAACCAAGAAGAAACTGCAAGATCTGGTGCGTGAGGTGGATCCAAACGAGCAGCTGGATGAAGATGTGGAGGAA ATGCTGTTGCAGATCGCCGATGATTTCATAGAGAGCGTGGTGACGGCTGCCTGCCAGCTTGCACGGCATCGCAAGTCGAACACCCTGGAAGTGAAAGATGTGCAATTGCATCTTG AGCGTCAGTGGAACATGTGGATCCCAGGCTTTGGTTCGGAAGAAATCAGACCCTACAAAAAAGCCTGCACTACAGAAGCTCACAAACAG AGAATGGCACTGATTCGCAAAACTACCAAGAAATAG
- the TAF12 gene encoding transcription initiation factor TFIID subunit 12 isoform X3, with product MNQFGPSTLINLSNFSSIKPEPASTPPQSSMANSTTVAKMPGTPSGGGRLSPESNQVLTKKKLQDLVREVDPNEQLDEDVEEMLLQIADDFIESVVTAACQLARHRKSNTLEVKDVQLHLERQWNMWIPGFGSEEIRPYKKACTTEAHKQRMALIRKTTKK from the exons ATGAACCAGTTTGGCCCTTCTACCTTGATCAACCTCTCCAACTTCTCCTCGATAAAGCCAGAGCCAGCCAGCACTCCCCCCCAGAGCTCCATGGCCAACAGCACCACCGTGGCAAAGATGCCGGGGACGCCCAGCGGAGGAGGACGGCTGAGTCCTGAAAGCAACCAG GTTTTAACCAAGAAGAAACTGCAAGATCTGGTGCGTGAGGTGGATCCAAACGAGCAGCTGGATGAAGATGTGGAGGAA ATGCTGTTGCAGATCGCCGATGATTTCATAGAGAGCGTGGTGACGGCTGCCTGCCAGCTTGCACGGCATCGCAAGTCGAACACCCTGGAAGTGAAAGATGTGCAATTGCATCTTG AGCGTCAGTGGAACATGTGGATCCCAGGCTTTGGTTCGGAAGAAATCAGACCCTACAAAAAAGCCTGCACTACAGAAGCTCACAAACAG AGAATGGCACTGATTCGCAAAACTACCAAGAAATAG
- the TAF12 gene encoding transcription initiation factor TFIID subunit 12 isoform X2 translates to MQIARGMLGRLHPGGGGRLWRALRRACATAFPLIGGAEKRFRVAAGGAPGRARGARRRERSRRRCLGLPAGHGELIGLGPHNPKKKQDLDKLYDLKAKAQQIMNQFGPSTLINLSNFSSIKPEPASTPPQSSMANSTTVAKMPGTPSGGGRLSPESNQVLTKKKLQDLVREVDPNEQLDEDVEEMLLQIADDFIESVVTAACQLARHRKSNTLEVKDVQLHLERQWNMWIPGFGSEEIRPYKKACTTEAHKQRMALIRKTTKK, encoded by the exons ATGCAAATCGCGCGGGGCATGCTGGGGCGGCTTCACCCAGGAGGGGGGGGGCGCCTTTGGCGGGCGCTGCGTCGCGCATGCGCAACCGCCTTCCCTCTGATTGGCGGCGCGGAGAAGCGTTTCCGGGTGGCGGCGGGCGGTGCCCCCGGAAGGGCTCGGGGTGCGCGGCGGAGGGAGCGCAGCCGGCGGCGGTGCCTCGGTCTGCCCGCGGGTCATGGGGAG ttgATTGGTTTGGGTCCCCACAACCCCAAGAAGAAGCAGGACCTAGATAAGCTTTATGATCTAAAAGCTAAAGCCCAACAGATTATGAACCAGTTTGGCCCTTCTACCTTGATCAACCTCTCCAACTTCTCCTCGATAAAGCCAGAGCCAGCCAGCACTCCCCCCCAGAGCTCCATGGCCAACAGCACCACCGTGGCAAAGATGCCGGGGACGCCCAGCGGAGGAGGACGGCTGAGTCCTGAAAGCAACCAG GTTTTAACCAAGAAGAAACTGCAAGATCTGGTGCGTGAGGTGGATCCAAACGAGCAGCTGGATGAAGATGTGGAGGAA ATGCTGTTGCAGATCGCCGATGATTTCATAGAGAGCGTGGTGACGGCTGCCTGCCAGCTTGCACGGCATCGCAAGTCGAACACCCTGGAAGTGAAAGATGTGCAATTGCATCTTG AGCGTCAGTGGAACATGTGGATCCCAGGCTTTGGTTCGGAAGAAATCAGACCCTACAAAAAAGCCTGCACTACAGAAGCTCACAAACAG AGAATGGCACTGATTCGCAAAACTACCAAGAAATAG